In Rutidosis leptorrhynchoides isolate AG116_Rl617_1_P2 chromosome 2, CSIRO_AGI_Rlap_v1, whole genome shotgun sequence, one genomic interval encodes:
- the LOC139892675 gene encoding protein disulfide isomerase-like 1-6 isoform X2, whose product MFTSKPTSRFISLALILLISFNFLINSTANEDSDDIEDLIALDQEQDDETSSQKPSSEAEVLTKAQRIVLELNNDNTQKVISGNEYILVLGYAPWCVRSAELMPRFAEAASFLKEIRSPLLMAKIDAERYPKAASNLGIKGYPTLLLFVNGTSQPYTGGFSTEEIVLWVRKKTGMPIIRINSINEADNFLKKHSVFAVGLFDKYEGPDYDEFVKASTTDNEIQFVETNNPQIASVLFPDFKFSKLFLGIVKSEPERYTSYDAFEEDKILQFLNDNKFPLVTILTELNSVKVYASDKLQVYVFAEADNFKKLIELFQDAARKFKSKIMFVLVDIKEDNLAKPFLTLFGLEDSEETLVTAFDYKTGAKYLLESDPTPGQIDEFGSGLLNGTCPPFYKSQEIPENKGADILTVVGKSFDELVLSSSKNIFLEIYTPWCLNCETTSKQVEKLAKHFKGLDNLVFAKIDASVNEHPKLEADDYPTLLFYPISNKSNPIKLPTKSSSKELAILINKYLKEEAHDEQHVEKDEL is encoded by the exons ATGTTTACTTCAAAACCCACCTCAAGATTCATCTCTCTCGCACTAATTCTTCTGATTTCATTCAATTTCTTGATAAATTCAACTGCCAATGAAGATTCTGATGATATCGAGGATCTTATAGCATTAGACCAAGAACAAGATGATGAAACTTCATCACAAAAACCATCATCTGAAGCAGAGGTACTAACCAAAGCGCAAAGAATTGTTCTtgaacttaataatgataatacccaaAAAGTAATTAGTGGAAATGAGTATATTTTGGTATTGGGTTATGCACCTTGGTGTGTTAGAAGTGCTGAACTTATGCCTAGGTTTGCTGAGGCTGCTAGTTTTTTAAAAGAAATTAGAAGTCCACTTTTAATGGCTAAGATTGATGCTGAGAGGTATCCTAAAGCAGCTTCAAATCTTGGGATTAAAGGGTATCCAACTTTGCTTCTTTTTGTTAATGGCACTTCTCAACCTTATACTGGTGGCTTTTCAAC GGAAGAAATTGTGCTATGGGTGAGGAAGAAGACGGGTATGCCGATTATCAGAATCAACTCTATTAACGAAGCAGACAATTTTCTAAAGAAACATTCTGTGTTTGCAGTTGGTTTATTTGATAAATATGAG GGGCCTGATTATGATGAATTTGTAAAGGCATCAACTACTGATAATGAGATTCAGTTTGTTGAGACTAATAATCCCCAGATTGCGAGTGTTCTCTTTCCGGATTTTAAGTTTAGTAAACTGTTTCTTGGTATTGTTAAAAGCGAGCCAGAAAGATACACTTCATATG ATGCTTTCGAGGAGGACAAGATTTTGCAATTTTTGAACGATAACAAGTTCCCATTGGTAACTATTCTAACTGAGTTGAATTCTGTCAAAGTGTACGCCAGCGATAAACTTCAG GTTTATGTCTTTGCAGAAGCCGACAATTTCAAGAAATTAATAGAGCTATTTCAAGATGCTGCAAGGAAGTTTAAATCTAAG ATAATGTTTGTATTAGTAGACATTAAGGAAGACAATCTTGCGAAGCCATTCTTAACTTTATTCGGGCTTGAAGATTCGGAAGAAACTCTT GTAACAGCTTTTGATTACAAAACTGGTGCCAAGTATTTGTTGGAGTCGGATCCAACACCGGGACAAATAGAT gagtttggtTCGGGGCTTCTAAACGGTACTTGTCCTCCATTTTATAAGTCCCAGGAAATACCAGAAAAT AAAGGCGCAGATATTCTAACTGTTGTTGGAAAGTCATTTGATGAGTTGGTTCTTAGCAGCTCCAAGAACATCTTTCTTGAG ATATACACACCATGGTGTTTGAACTGTGAGACAACAAGCAAACAAGTAGAGAAGTTGGCAAAACATTTCAAGGGGTTGGATAATTTGGTTTTTGCCAAGATAGATGCTTCTGTAAACGAGCACCCGAAGTTGGAG GCGGATGACTATCCAACACTTTTGTTCTACCCAATTAGCAACAAGTCGAACCCA ATTAAGCTGCCTACTAAATCTAGCTCGAAGGAATTGGCGATACTGATCAACAAATATTTAAAAGAAGAGGCACATGATGAGCAACATGTGGAGAAAGATGAGCTTTAG
- the LOC139892675 gene encoding protein disulfide isomerase-like 1-6 isoform X1 — translation MFTSKPTSRFISLALILLISFNFLINSTANEDSDDIEDLIALDQEQDDETSSQKPSSEAEVLTKAQRIVLELNNDNTQKVISGNEYILVLGYAPWCVRSAELMPRFAEAASFLKEIRSPLLMAKIDAERYPKAASNLGIKGYPTLLLFVNGTSQPYTGGFSTEEIVLWVRKKTGMPIIRINSINEADNFLKKHSVFAVGLFDKYEGPDYDEFVKASTTDNEIQFVETNNPQIASVLFPDFKFSKLFLGIVKSEPERYTSYEDAFEEDKILQFLNDNKFPLVTILTELNSVKVYASDKLQVYVFAEADNFKKLIELFQDAARKFKSKIMFVLVDIKEDNLAKPFLTLFGLEDSEETLVTAFDYKTGAKYLLESDPTPGQIDEFGSGLLNGTCPPFYKSQEIPENKGADILTVVGKSFDELVLSSSKNIFLEIYTPWCLNCETTSKQVEKLAKHFKGLDNLVFAKIDASVNEHPKLEADDYPTLLFYPISNKSNPIKLPTKSSSKELAILINKYLKEEAHDEQHVEKDEL, via the exons ATGTTTACTTCAAAACCCACCTCAAGATTCATCTCTCTCGCACTAATTCTTCTGATTTCATTCAATTTCTTGATAAATTCAACTGCCAATGAAGATTCTGATGATATCGAGGATCTTATAGCATTAGACCAAGAACAAGATGATGAAACTTCATCACAAAAACCATCATCTGAAGCAGAGGTACTAACCAAAGCGCAAAGAATTGTTCTtgaacttaataatgataatacccaaAAAGTAATTAGTGGAAATGAGTATATTTTGGTATTGGGTTATGCACCTTGGTGTGTTAGAAGTGCTGAACTTATGCCTAGGTTTGCTGAGGCTGCTAGTTTTTTAAAAGAAATTAGAAGTCCACTTTTAATGGCTAAGATTGATGCTGAGAGGTATCCTAAAGCAGCTTCAAATCTTGGGATTAAAGGGTATCCAACTTTGCTTCTTTTTGTTAATGGCACTTCTCAACCTTATACTGGTGGCTTTTCAAC GGAAGAAATTGTGCTATGGGTGAGGAAGAAGACGGGTATGCCGATTATCAGAATCAACTCTATTAACGAAGCAGACAATTTTCTAAAGAAACATTCTGTGTTTGCAGTTGGTTTATTTGATAAATATGAG GGGCCTGATTATGATGAATTTGTAAAGGCATCAACTACTGATAATGAGATTCAGTTTGTTGAGACTAATAATCCCCAGATTGCGAGTGTTCTCTTTCCGGATTTTAAGTTTAGTAAACTGTTTCTTGGTATTGTTAAAAGCGAGCCAGAAAGATACACTTCATATG AAGATGCTTTCGAGGAGGACAAGATTTTGCAATTTTTGAACGATAACAAGTTCCCATTGGTAACTATTCTAACTGAGTTGAATTCTGTCAAAGTGTACGCCAGCGATAAACTTCAG GTTTATGTCTTTGCAGAAGCCGACAATTTCAAGAAATTAATAGAGCTATTTCAAGATGCTGCAAGGAAGTTTAAATCTAAG ATAATGTTTGTATTAGTAGACATTAAGGAAGACAATCTTGCGAAGCCATTCTTAACTTTATTCGGGCTTGAAGATTCGGAAGAAACTCTT GTAACAGCTTTTGATTACAAAACTGGTGCCAAGTATTTGTTGGAGTCGGATCCAACACCGGGACAAATAGAT gagtttggtTCGGGGCTTCTAAACGGTACTTGTCCTCCATTTTATAAGTCCCAGGAAATACCAGAAAAT AAAGGCGCAGATATTCTAACTGTTGTTGGAAAGTCATTTGATGAGTTGGTTCTTAGCAGCTCCAAGAACATCTTTCTTGAG ATATACACACCATGGTGTTTGAACTGTGAGACAACAAGCAAACAAGTAGAGAAGTTGGCAAAACATTTCAAGGGGTTGGATAATTTGGTTTTTGCCAAGATAGATGCTTCTGTAAACGAGCACCCGAAGTTGGAG GCGGATGACTATCCAACACTTTTGTTCTACCCAATTAGCAACAAGTCGAACCCA ATTAAGCTGCCTACTAAATCTAGCTCGAAGGAATTGGCGATACTGATCAACAAATATTTAAAAGAAGAGGCACATGATGAGCAACATGTGGAGAAAGATGAGCTTTAG